In Microbacterium sp. AB, a single genomic region encodes these proteins:
- a CDS encoding sulfurtransferase, whose translation MPGAADLLLNADDALRARSSLVFVEVAPWRAPDGPGRGSGSIPGAVRTNVRADFAGTPTASSGHLPLPDADAVRRRAARWRGPEPRRIVLYTRNAAELASATRAWFTLTHAGVPDVSLLHGGLPAWVAAGGDVGTPARDAVGGEERDPGPVASSTPPLRVLDAAEAAEVARLGTLLDGRPASAFHGLVDHPRTGHIPGAVHAPAHEIVDDGGLLRPPAELRRWMLARRALGRHEVAAYCGGGVASSALVFLGALLSQPVALYVDSWSGWEKDASLPVEQGVPHARPGAHDLDCLEDEPAA comes from the coding sequence ATGCCCGGCGCAGCCGATCTGCTGCTGAACGCGGACGACGCCCTCCGTGCACGCTCGTCCCTGGTCTTCGTCGAGGTGGCGCCGTGGCGCGCGCCCGACGGACCGGGCCGGGGGTCGGGAAGCATCCCCGGCGCGGTGCGCACGAACGTCCGGGCGGACTTCGCGGGCACGCCGACGGCCTCCAGCGGCCATCTGCCCCTCCCCGACGCCGACGCCGTGCGCAGGCGTGCGGCGCGCTGGCGCGGACCGGAGCCGCGACGGATCGTCCTCTACACGCGGAATGCGGCGGAGCTCGCGTCGGCGACCCGCGCCTGGTTCACGCTGACGCACGCCGGCGTCCCCGACGTCTCGCTCCTGCACGGAGGGCTGCCGGCGTGGGTCGCGGCGGGCGGCGACGTCGGCACCCCGGCGAGGGACGCCGTCGGGGGCGAGGAGCGGGATCCCGGGCCCGTCGCCTCGTCGACGCCGCCGCTGCGCGTCCTCGACGCCGCCGAGGCCGCCGAGGTCGCGCGCCTCGGGACCCTGCTCGACGGGCGCCCCGCGAGCGCGTTCCACGGGCTGGTCGATCACCCGCGCACGGGGCACATCCCCGGTGCGGTGCACGCGCCGGCGCACGAGATCGTCGACGACGGCGGCCTGCTGCGTCCACCGGCGGAGCTGCGGAGATGGATGCTGGCGCGCCGAGCGCTCGGACGCCACGAGGTGGCGGCGTACTGCGGCGGCGGCGTCGCGAGCTCGGCGCTCGTCTTCCTCGGGGCCCTCCTGTCGCAGCCGGTCGCGCTCTACGTCGACTCGTGGTCCGGGTGGGAGAAGGATGCGAGCCTGCCTGTGGAGCAGGGCGTCCCGCACGCGCGGCCCGGCGCCCACGACCTCGACTGCCTCGAGGACGAGCCCGCGGCCTGA
- a CDS encoding helix-turn-helix transcriptional regulator, with the protein MAAHLSPLSHTSPATAASVAAVATATLPEIAQRLRQALREVVGHRALLIFTEDCTGRPQKKAGDPEITEHASILELEDVRRRLASGEDVRTARIGGQDRPVLALAAPTGAILVLCEPDAEDAAALEDTTTASAYVRIVWEMAATRIRQQVSDASPAYLVESRAASAERLRVTTELTESHATDLESLLALLRNTGIDDRRARAAAVELATTALVHAKTRSDVVVALTEEPVASAFERLRADLRPLTRFGRLDVQFVEPPADGRALPGEVAHAARAIVRSAVLAFNDQPDTTRVRIQWDCDGTNLLIKLRDDGAGALDGSVAELRQVQARVSILGGRAELTGVPGWGSEIDVTLPLDAPPPATSGWDLAPRERDVLRLIAAGQRNRQIATTLGISENTVKFHTSHLYRKLGVSSRAAAAAAAIASGLR; encoded by the coding sequence GTGGCAGCCCACCTCTCCCCTCTCTCCCACACCAGCCCCGCGACGGCCGCGTCCGTGGCGGCCGTCGCCACGGCGACCCTCCCGGAGATCGCGCAGCGACTTCGACAGGCGCTGCGCGAGGTCGTGGGCCATCGCGCCCTGCTGATCTTCACGGAGGACTGCACGGGCCGCCCGCAGAAGAAGGCCGGCGACCCCGAGATCACCGAGCACGCCTCCATCCTCGAGCTCGAGGACGTGCGGCGGCGCCTCGCCTCGGGCGAGGACGTCCGCACCGCGCGGATCGGCGGACAGGACCGTCCCGTCCTCGCGCTCGCCGCACCGACCGGCGCGATCCTCGTGCTGTGCGAACCGGACGCGGAGGATGCGGCGGCGCTCGAGGACACGACGACCGCGAGCGCATACGTGCGGATCGTGTGGGAGATGGCCGCGACGCGGATCCGACAGCAGGTCTCGGACGCCAGCCCCGCATACCTCGTCGAGTCGCGCGCCGCGTCGGCCGAGCGGCTGCGGGTGACGACGGAGCTCACCGAAAGCCATGCGACCGATCTGGAGTCCCTGCTCGCCCTCCTCCGCAACACGGGGATCGACGACCGCCGAGCCCGCGCAGCCGCCGTCGAGCTCGCGACGACAGCACTCGTGCACGCGAAGACCCGCAGCGACGTCGTCGTCGCGCTCACCGAGGAGCCCGTCGCGAGCGCCTTCGAACGGCTCCGCGCAGACCTTCGCCCGCTCACCCGTTTCGGCAGGCTGGACGTGCAGTTCGTCGAACCGCCGGCGGACGGACGCGCCCTGCCCGGAGAGGTCGCCCATGCCGCTCGCGCCATCGTCCGCAGCGCCGTGCTCGCCTTCAACGATCAGCCCGACACGACGCGCGTCCGCATCCAGTGGGACTGCGACGGGACGAACCTCCTCATCAAGCTGCGCGACGACGGAGCGGGCGCACTCGACGGCTCCGTCGCGGAACTGCGGCAGGTGCAGGCGCGCGTCTCGATCCTCGGCGGCCGCGCCGAGCTGACGGGCGTGCCGGGCTGGGGGTCGGAGATCGACGTGACGCTTCCCCTCGACGCTCCCCCTCCTGCGACCTCCGGCTGGGATCTCGCCCCGCGCGAGCGGGACGTGCTGCGCCTGATCGCGGCGGGGCAACGGAACCGCCAGATCGCGACGACGCTGGGCATCAGCGAGAACACGGTCAAGTTCCACACGAGCCACCTCTACCGGAAGCTCGGCGTGTCGTCCCGCGCCGCAGCGGCCGCAGCGGCGATCGCCTCGGGCCTGCGCTGA
- the hxlA gene encoding 3-hexulose-6-phosphate synthase — MTKLQVAIDLLSTDAALELAGKVAPYVDIIELGTPLIKSEGLSVIRAVKDAHPDKTVFADLKTADAGALEAQIAFDAGADLVTVLGTADDSTIAGAVSVAKDKGKGVVVDLIGVADKAARAREVHALGAEFVEFHAGLDEQAQPGFSLGTLLEAGTASNVPFSVAGGVSTATIADVQSAGAQVAVAGGAIYSAEDPAAAAKALRDAIV, encoded by the coding sequence ATGACGAAGCTTCAGGTCGCCATCGACCTCCTCAGCACGGACGCCGCGCTCGAACTGGCCGGAAAGGTCGCGCCCTACGTCGACATCATCGAGCTGGGGACGCCGCTCATCAAGAGCGAGGGCCTCAGCGTCATCCGCGCCGTCAAGGACGCACACCCCGACAAGACGGTCTTCGCCGATCTGAAGACGGCCGACGCGGGCGCGCTCGAGGCGCAGATCGCCTTCGATGCCGGAGCGGACCTCGTGACCGTGCTCGGCACGGCCGACGACTCGACGATCGCGGGTGCGGTGTCGGTCGCGAAGGACAAGGGCAAGGGCGTGGTCGTCGACCTCATCGGCGTCGCCGACAAGGCCGCCCGTGCCCGTGAGGTGCACGCGCTCGGAGCCGAGTTCGTCGAGTTCCACGCGGGCCTCGACGAGCAGGCGCAGCCGGGCTTCAGCCTTGGCACGCTGCTCGAGGCGGGAACCGCGTCGAACGTGCCGTTCTCGGTGGCGGGCGGCGTGAGCACCGCGACGATCGCTGATGTGCAGAGCGCAGGCGCGCAGGTCGCCGTCGCAGGCGGAGCGATCTACTCCGCCGAGGACCCCGCAGCGGCCGCCAAGGCGCTGCGCGACGCGATCGTCTGA
- the solA gene encoding N-methyl-L-tryptophan oxidase gives MEHYDVIVLGVGSMGGAAANSLAGRGARVLGLETFAPGHDQGAAHGGTRIVRQSYFESPEYVPLLRRAYEGWRRLEEESGRAIMELCGGVYIGDPDDVTFTGSRSAAELHGLAHEILDAEEIRRRFPTMDPADDAMAVYEANAGYVRPEETTIANAEVAARKGAALRFHEPVTHWQATPGGGVEVVTTRGAYGADRLVVTPGPWAPQILPELGLPLAIDRMVFYWFAPEDTDRVPYESYSDARHPVYIEETHGNGQIYGFPMTDGPRGGLKLGYFRRGTPTTPQTIDRTVHDDEVDDMRRRALQLFPRLTGELVQAKTCLYSVTPDEHFVIGAHPLHEQVQIACGFSGHGFKFVPVVGEILADLALTGSSSLLPTTLFDPLRPALQRGRAASASS, from the coding sequence ATGGAGCACTACGACGTCATCGTCCTCGGCGTCGGATCGATGGGAGGCGCCGCGGCGAACAGCCTCGCCGGGCGCGGCGCACGCGTTCTCGGGCTCGAGACGTTCGCGCCCGGGCACGATCAGGGAGCCGCGCACGGCGGGACCCGCATCGTCCGGCAGTCGTACTTCGAGAGCCCGGAGTACGTGCCGCTGCTGCGACGCGCCTACGAGGGATGGCGCCGGCTCGAGGAGGAGTCGGGTCGCGCGATCATGGAGCTCTGCGGAGGCGTCTACATCGGCGACCCGGACGACGTGACGTTCACGGGCAGCAGGAGCGCCGCCGAGCTGCACGGCCTCGCCCACGAGATCCTCGACGCGGAGGAGATCCGGCGCCGGTTCCCGACCATGGACCCCGCCGACGACGCGATGGCCGTCTACGAGGCGAACGCCGGCTACGTGCGCCCGGAGGAGACGACCATCGCGAACGCCGAGGTCGCGGCGCGCAAGGGCGCCGCGCTGCGGTTCCACGAGCCCGTCACGCACTGGCAGGCGACGCCGGGCGGTGGCGTGGAGGTCGTCACGACGCGGGGCGCCTACGGGGCGGACAGGCTCGTCGTCACGCCCGGGCCGTGGGCGCCGCAGATCCTGCCCGAGCTCGGCCTGCCCCTGGCCATCGACCGGATGGTCTTCTACTGGTTCGCGCCGGAGGACACCGATCGGGTGCCGTACGAGAGCTACAGCGACGCGCGCCATCCGGTCTACATCGAGGAGACGCACGGCAACGGGCAGATCTACGGCTTCCCCATGACCGACGGGCCGCGCGGCGGCCTCAAGCTCGGGTACTTCCGCAGGGGCACGCCGACGACGCCGCAGACGATCGACCGCACCGTCCACGACGACGAGGTCGACGACATGCGCCGGCGCGCGCTGCAGCTGTTCCCCCGGCTGACGGGGGAGCTCGTCCAGGCCAAGACGTGCCTCTACTCGGTCACCCCCGACGAGCACTTCGTCATCGGCGCCCACCCGCTGCACGAGCAGGTGCAGATCGCGTGCGGCTTCAGCGGGCACGGCTTCAAGTTCGTGCCCGTCGTCGGCGAGATCCTCGCCGACCTCGCGCTCACCGGCTCCTCGTCGCTGCTGCCGACGACGCTCTTCGACCCGCTGCGTCCCGCGCTTCAGCGCGGGAGGGCGGCGAGCGCCTCGTCGTAG
- a CDS encoding GcvT family protein — MAELSPLAAQPRVVIVGLGVVGSALADELTLRGIADVTVFDQGPLYVTGGSSSHAPGFVFQTTADRTMTRLAARTLDKLDGVRLDGQWLVKRVGGLEIATTPERLHDLRRRHGLASSWGVPSSLVDADECARLWPGLDPASVLGGFLTPTDGVVKSVPAVRWQAERAADRGARIVGSTRVVGIARKGGRVTGVEVVPVPSRDAAPEHVPADVVVSCAGLWGPGISRDVLGFELPMQPMEHGFGHSGPVPSLAGRNTPLDETSRPMLRHQDFSLYLREYVDRIGVGAYNHRPIPLEQSQIASADEFAATGVHPAMHPLTWDDFAPSWEEARRLLPELRDVAFDTGFNGIFSFTPDGGPLLGPVPGTEGVWLAQAVWVTQSAGVAQVMADWIVSGDPGIDTHGLDHSRFDPALVSRAFTRERAEEAYDEVYDIRHPHRPTARLRGLRTSPFHPRHVAQGAVFGEGGGWERPLWFEANAHLLDGLTTVPARDAWAGEGWSPIAAAEAHVTRTAVALYDLSPLPRLEVEGPGATELLQRLLTNDVDVAIGRVVYGLLLDDRGGILSDVTVTRLGEERYLVGTNGEPDRVRLVEHAPPGVSVRPASPGGCGIGLWGPRAREVLQRVTDDDVSHSGFGYFRARSIRVAGAPVLALRVSYVGELGWELYTTADHGLYLWDTLWEAGQPSGVIAAGRRAFNSLRLEKGYRAFGADMNREHTPEEAGLGFAVRMGKAGFVGRDALATRAAPRRLVPLVLDDPARVVLGGEPVYAADETAAVGYVASADQGYTIGASIAYAWLPARLAEPGTRLEIEYFAERQAATVRAEPLFDAEMTHIRR; from the coding sequence GTGGCCGAGCTCTCCCCCCTCGCCGCACAGCCGCGCGTCGTGATCGTCGGGCTCGGGGTGGTGGGCTCGGCCCTCGCCGACGAGCTCACCCTGCGCGGCATCGCCGACGTGACCGTGTTCGACCAGGGGCCGCTCTACGTCACGGGCGGGTCGTCGTCCCACGCCCCCGGTTTCGTCTTCCAGACCACCGCCGACCGCACCATGACGAGGCTCGCCGCGCGCACGCTCGACAAGCTCGACGGCGTCCGGCTCGACGGGCAGTGGCTCGTCAAGCGCGTGGGCGGCCTGGAGATCGCGACCACGCCCGAGCGCCTCCACGACCTCCGGCGACGTCACGGGCTCGCCTCGTCGTGGGGCGTGCCCTCCTCCCTCGTGGATGCCGACGAGTGCGCGAGGCTCTGGCCGGGCCTCGACCCGGCGTCCGTGCTCGGCGGCTTCCTCACCCCCACCGACGGCGTCGTCAAGTCCGTGCCGGCCGTCCGCTGGCAGGCCGAGCGGGCCGCGGACAGGGGCGCCCGCATCGTCGGGTCGACGCGCGTGGTCGGCATCGCGAGGAAGGGCGGCCGGGTCACGGGCGTCGAGGTCGTCCCCGTCCCCTCCCGCGATGCGGCCCCCGAGCACGTGCCCGCCGACGTCGTCGTGTCCTGCGCCGGCCTGTGGGGTCCGGGCATCTCGCGCGACGTGCTCGGGTTCGAGCTCCCGATGCAGCCGATGGAGCACGGCTTCGGCCACAGCGGGCCCGTGCCGTCTCTGGCCGGGCGGAACACCCCGCTCGACGAGACGTCGCGGCCCATGCTGCGCCATCAGGACTTCTCCCTCTACCTGCGCGAATACGTCGACCGCATCGGCGTCGGCGCCTACAACCACCGCCCCATCCCGCTCGAGCAGTCGCAGATCGCATCGGCGGACGAGTTCGCCGCGACCGGCGTGCACCCGGCCATGCATCCGCTCACCTGGGACGACTTCGCCCCGTCGTGGGAGGAGGCGAGGCGGCTGCTGCCCGAGCTGCGCGACGTCGCCTTCGACACGGGATTCAACGGCATCTTCTCGTTCACGCCCGACGGCGGCCCCCTGCTCGGCCCCGTGCCGGGGACGGAGGGGGTCTGGCTCGCGCAGGCCGTCTGGGTCACGCAGTCCGCGGGCGTCGCGCAGGTCATGGCCGACTGGATCGTCTCCGGCGACCCCGGCATCGACACCCACGGCCTCGACCACTCGCGCTTCGATCCGGCGCTCGTCAGCCGCGCGTTCACACGCGAGCGGGCGGAGGAGGCGTACGACGAGGTCTACGACATCCGCCATCCCCACCGGCCGACGGCACGACTGCGCGGGCTGCGCACGAGCCCGTTCCATCCGCGCCACGTCGCGCAGGGCGCCGTGTTCGGCGAGGGCGGCGGATGGGAGCGGCCCCTCTGGTTCGAGGCGAACGCGCACCTGCTCGACGGGCTCACGACGGTTCCGGCACGGGACGCGTGGGCGGGCGAGGGCTGGTCGCCCATCGCGGCCGCCGAGGCGCACGTCACCCGCACCGCCGTCGCGCTGTACGACCTCTCCCCCCTCCCCCGGCTCGAGGTGGAGGGCCCCGGGGCCACGGAGCTCCTGCAGCGCCTCCTGACGAACGACGTCGACGTCGCGATCGGGCGCGTCGTCTACGGCCTCCTCCTCGACGACCGCGGCGGCATCCTCTCCGACGTCACCGTCACGCGCCTGGGCGAGGAACGGTACCTCGTCGGGACGAACGGCGAGCCCGACCGCGTCCGTCTCGTCGAGCATGCGCCCCCGGGGGTGTCCGTCCGGCCGGCGTCCCCCGGAGGCTGCGGCATCGGCCTGTGGGGGCCTCGCGCGCGGGAGGTCCTGCAGCGCGTGACCGACGACGACGTCTCGCACTCCGGCTTCGGGTACTTCCGCGCCCGGTCGATCCGCGTCGCCGGGGCACCCGTGCTCGCCCTCCGCGTGAGCTACGTCGGAGAGCTCGGATGGGAGCTGTACACGACGGCCGATCACGGCCTGTACCTCTGGGACACGCTCTGGGAGGCGGGGCAGCCCTCCGGCGTCATCGCGGCGGGACGACGCGCGTTCAACTCCCTGCGGCTTGAGAAGGGCTACCGCGCGTTCGGCGCCGACATGAACCGCGAGCACACCCCCGAGGAGGCCGGGCTCGGCTTCGCCGTGCGGATGGGCAAGGCCGGTTTCGTCGGCAGGGACGCGCTCGCGACCCGCGCCGCGCCGCGCCGGCTCGTGCCGCTCGTCCTCGACGACCCCGCACGCGTCGTGCTCGGCGGCGAGCCCGTGTACGCGGCCGACGAGACCGCCGCGGTCGGGTACGTCGCGAGCGCCGACCAGGGGTACACGATCGGCGCGTCGATCGCCTACGCCTGGCTCCCCGCCCGCCTGGCCGAGCCCGGGACGCGGCTCGAGATCGAGTACTTCGCCGAACGGCAGGCGGCGACGGTGCGGGCCGAGCCGCTGTTCGACGCGGAGATGACGCACATCCGCCGCTGA
- a CDS encoding OsmC family protein: protein MNDRIVVASNVHGRMTDVRGRYVIGDGGFEIVSDGSIRSGAPGEAASSLDLLVASLVSCALNAFRQDFVEEGQPDRRVEIFARVERRVEGDYLGRLIMECFIEGVDHRGADELVEEYKKRCRIYNALKDSLPVEFVPHTTDRIGW from the coding sequence ATGAACGATCGCATCGTCGTCGCGAGCAACGTCCACGGACGTATGACGGACGTCCGCGGACGCTACGTCATCGGCGACGGCGGATTCGAGATCGTCTCCGACGGGTCGATCCGCAGCGGAGCGCCCGGCGAGGCCGCGAGCTCGCTCGACCTGCTCGTGGCGTCGCTCGTGTCGTGCGCCCTCAACGCCTTCCGCCAGGACTTCGTCGAGGAGGGGCAGCCCGACCGCCGCGTGGAGATCTTCGCGCGCGTCGAGCGACGCGTCGAGGGCGACTACCTGGGCCGGCTCATCATGGAGTGCTTCATCGAGGGCGTCGACCACCGCGGCGCCGACGAGCTCGTCGAGGAGTACAAGAAGCGCTGCCGGATCTACAACGCGCTGAAGGACAGCCTGCCGGTCGAGTTCGTCCCGCACACGACCGATCGCATCGGCTGGTAG
- a CDS encoding aldo/keto reductase: protein MALPSPTLPDGYRALGASGLVLSQLGVGASTFGRSGMRAAGPEAVTAIVDRALDLGVTYFDLAEGYGDEPGLSETLFARALRGRREQVVIGTKFGRALRETRGPSYALTGSRKYVVASVEDSLRRLDTDYIDLYQIHFPDAHTPIEETLEALDDLVHAGKVRYIGASNFAAWRIAEADHTARERGLTRFASTTDEYNLLWRRPEEELIPALRRYGLGFIPYFPLQNGLLTGKYREGRSPAGAKITNLKHNLLRSAPWDALGRFEEFARERAITPTAAALGWLLAQPTVTSVIAGVTVPGQLDENLTASRWVPTPEEERELRGLLPADISGGPGLVVTD, encoded by the coding sequence ATGGCGTTGCCGTCCCCCACCCTCCCCGACGGCTACCGGGCGCTCGGGGCGTCCGGCCTCGTGCTGTCGCAGCTCGGCGTCGGCGCGAGCACGTTCGGCCGTTCCGGCATGCGGGCGGCCGGCCCCGAGGCCGTGACGGCCATCGTCGACCGCGCCCTCGACCTGGGGGTGACGTACTTCGATCTCGCCGAGGGATACGGCGACGAGCCGGGCCTCAGCGAGACGCTGTTCGCACGCGCCCTGCGCGGCCGGCGCGAGCAGGTCGTGATCGGGACGAAGTTCGGCCGCGCGCTGCGGGAGACGAGGGGTCCCTCGTACGCGCTGACGGGCTCCCGCAAGTACGTCGTCGCCTCCGTCGAGGACTCGCTGCGGCGGCTCGACACCGACTACATCGACCTCTACCAGATCCACTTCCCCGACGCGCACACGCCGATCGAGGAGACGCTCGAGGCGCTCGACGACCTCGTGCACGCGGGCAAGGTGCGCTACATCGGCGCGTCCAACTTCGCCGCGTGGCGCATCGCCGAGGCCGACCACACGGCCCGCGAGCGGGGGCTCACGCGCTTCGCGTCGACCACGGACGAGTACAACCTCCTCTGGCGCCGCCCCGAGGAGGAGCTGATCCCCGCCCTCCGTCGCTACGGGCTGGGGTTCATCCCGTACTTCCCACTGCAGAACGGCCTGCTCACCGGCAAGTATCGCGAGGGGCGCTCCCCGGCGGGGGCGAAGATCACCAATCTGAAGCACAACCTGCTGCGTTCCGCCCCGTGGGACGCGCTCGGACGGTTCGAGGAGTTCGCGAGGGAGCGCGCCATCACCCCGACCGCTGCGGCCCTGGGCTGGCTGCTCGCGCAGCCGACGGTCACGAGCGTGATCGCGGGCGTGACCGTCCCCGGCCAGCTCGACGAGAACCTCACGGCGAGCCGCTGGGTGCCGACCCCCGAGGAGGAGCGCGAGCTGAGGGGTCTCCTCCCGGCCGACATCTCCGGGGGCCCCGGCCTCGTCGTCACGGACTGA
- a CDS encoding sulfurtransferase, with protein sequence MPASPSSSPLPAATPLVTLDEATARLAAESAVAIEVAGDAGEPSPPASLRLTLDDVSGEEGPRTGARPLPKHGPLVRRLASAGLTPPTPVVLVARTPRDLAAAARAWVTLRWAGLRDVSFLNGAHSDDLAALPRPATLPATDASAFTRDHAVVAVRSEVAGRDEASVLVDARTPEAYGGDHAHIPGAVNVPTRLLARDGRILDPGAVRAAYAETIGIDPAERPLVLSCGSGVAASVQALALASIGVAAPVYVGSWSEWSKTSGRT encoded by the coding sequence ATGCCCGCATCCCCGTCCTCCTCGCCCCTGCCCGCCGCCACTCCTCTCGTCACGCTCGACGAGGCGACCGCGCGCCTCGCCGCGGAGTCGGCCGTCGCGATCGAGGTCGCGGGCGACGCCGGCGAGCCGTCGCCGCCCGCCTCCCTGCGCCTGACGCTCGACGACGTCTCGGGCGAGGAGGGCCCGCGCACCGGCGCCCGCCCGCTCCCGAAGCACGGCCCCCTCGTGCGGCGCCTCGCGTCCGCCGGCCTGACGCCCCCGACCCCGGTCGTCCTCGTCGCCAGGACGCCGCGCGACCTCGCGGCCGCCGCACGCGCCTGGGTCACGCTCCGCTGGGCGGGTCTGCGCGACGTGTCGTTCCTCAACGGAGCGCACTCCGACGATCTCGCCGCCCTTCCCCGACCGGCGACGCTCCCCGCGACGGACGCCTCGGCCTTCACGAGGGACCACGCCGTCGTCGCCGTCCGCTCCGAGGTCGCCGGGCGCGACGAGGCGTCGGTTCTCGTGGACGCGCGCACGCCCGAGGCCTACGGCGGCGACCACGCGCACATCCCCGGCGCCGTGAACGTGCCGACGCGCCTGCTCGCGCGGGACGGACGGATCCTCGATCCCGGCGCCGTCCGGGCGGCCTACGCCGAGACGATCGGCATCGACCCCGCGGAGCGGCCGCTCGTGCTCTCCTGCGGCAGCGGCGTCGCGGCGAGCGTGCAGGCTCTCGCCCTCGCCTCGATCGGCGTCGCGGCGCCCGTGTACGTCGGATCGTGGTCGGAGTGGTCCAAGACGTCAGGACGCACCTGA
- the hxlB gene encoding 6-phospho-3-hexuloisomerase gives MDIMSETSAAALSLVVDEIVEAARGVDPAELDAVADAIAGAERVFVLGQGRSGIALKAFAMRLMHLGLETHVVGETTSPAVREGDALVVASGSGTTETVVRGARKAAELGVTVIAITAEADSPLSQTAHVVLRVRAAVKTDHGSAASQQYAGSLFEQTVLLVGDAVFQALWQRSGTAAEDLWPRHANLE, from the coding sequence ATGGACATCATGTCTGAGACGTCCGCCGCAGCGCTTTCCCTTGTCGTCGACGAGATCGTCGAAGCCGCACGAGGTGTGGACCCCGCAGAGCTGGACGCGGTCGCGGATGCGATCGCCGGCGCCGAGCGCGTCTTCGTCCTCGGACAAGGGCGCTCCGGCATCGCCCTGAAGGCCTTCGCGATGCGTCTCATGCACCTCGGCCTCGAGACGCACGTCGTGGGCGAGACGACCTCTCCCGCGGTGCGCGAGGGCGATGCGCTCGTCGTGGCGTCGGGCTCCGGGACGACCGAGACCGTCGTCCGTGGGGCGCGCAAGGCCGCTGAGCTGGGCGTGACCGTCATCGCGATCACCGCCGAAGCCGACTCGCCGCTGTCGCAGACGGCGCACGTGGTGCTGCGCGTCCGCGCGGCCGTCAAGACCGACCACGGCTCCGCCGCGTCGCAGCAGTACGCGGGCAGCCTGTTCGAGCAGACCGTCCTGCTCGTCGGCGACGCCGTCTTCCAGGCGCTCTGGCAGCGCAGCGGCACGGCCGCGGAGGACCTCTGGCCCCGCCACGCGAACCTCGAATAG
- a CDS encoding cytochrome b/b6 domain-containing protein has protein sequence MTPSRPRLTWTRAVAYALAASGLVVLALMAVFASRWMTSFGPVQDFVRAYPGEYELPSFVKTGIPAWASWTHFLNAFFLVLVIRSGLRVRGEKVAGGLWSSKRVKKRRMSLALWAHIAIDVLWLVNGVVFVVLLFATGHWARIVPTSWEVFPNALSALIQYVSLDWPTHNGWVNYNALQQLSYFAVTFLAAPVAAVTGFRLSAFWPKGNERLTRAFPLEWAKALHFPTMLFFVAFVVVHVGLVFATGALRNLNHMYAGQDAVSWTGFWIFALSLVAMVSGWFLVKDRVIAPIAKLFGDVRLRK, from the coding sequence GTGACACCTTCCCGGCCGCGCCTCACCTGGACGCGTGCGGTTGCCTACGCTCTCGCGGCCTCGGGGCTCGTCGTCCTCGCGCTCATGGCGGTCTTCGCCTCGCGCTGGATGACGAGCTTCGGGCCGGTCCAGGACTTCGTCCGCGCCTACCCCGGCGAGTACGAGCTCCCCTCCTTCGTGAAGACGGGCATCCCCGCCTGGGCGTCGTGGACGCACTTCCTCAACGCGTTCTTCCTCGTGCTGGTCATCCGGTCTGGGCTCCGCGTGCGGGGCGAGAAGGTCGCGGGAGGGCTGTGGTCGTCGAAGCGCGTGAAGAAGCGCCGGATGAGCCTCGCGCTCTGGGCGCACATCGCGATCGACGTCCTGTGGCTCGTCAACGGGGTCGTTTTCGTCGTGCTGCTCTTCGCCACCGGTCACTGGGCGCGGATCGTGCCGACGAGCTGGGAGGTCTTCCCGAACGCGCTCTCGGCGCTCATCCAGTACGTCTCGCTCGATTGGCCGACGCACAACGGATGGGTGAACTACAACGCGCTGCAGCAGCTGAGCTACTTCGCCGTGACGTTCCTCGCGGCCCCCGTCGCCGCGGTCACGGGCTTCCGGCTCAGCGCCTTCTGGCCGAAGGGGAACGAGCGCCTGACACGCGCCTTCCCGCTGGAGTGGGCGAAGGCGCTGCACTTCCCGACGATGCTCTTCTTCGTGGCGTTCGTCGTCGTGCACGTGGGCCTCGTGTTTGCCACGGGTGCGCTGCGCAACCTCAACCACATGTACGCCGGTCAGGACGCCGTCAGCTGGACCGGGTTCTGGATCTTCGCGCTGTCGCTCGTGGCGATGGTGTCCGGCTGGTTCCTCGTGAAGGACCGCGTCATCGCCCCCATCGCGAAGCTCTTCGGGGACGTCCGCCTGCGCAAGTGA